In Hamadaea flava, a genomic segment contains:
- a CDS encoding GlxA family transcriptional regulator, translating into MPLQKVAVLALDQIAPFELGTLCEVFGTDRTDDGFPPYEFQVCSVDGGPVRTRSGFDLTPHADLAPLAYADLVAVPAHPIDSVVPEAAAVALRDAHERGAIVLSVCSGAFLLGEAGLLDGRECTTHWKFADELQRRFPLAEVDPRVLYVDDGNLLTSAGTAAGIDLCLHLVRREQGAALATKLARRMVVPPHRDGCQAQFVDIPLPEEPDAPTLSPLLLWISENLDRPHSVDSLAASVYMAPRTFARRFKAETGATPHDWLTTQRVLLARQVLEETDLGIDVVAVRCGFGDAAAMRHHFSKRLGTTPQAYRATFRTVAA; encoded by the coding sequence GCGAGGTCTTCGGCACCGATCGGACCGACGACGGCTTCCCGCCGTACGAGTTCCAGGTGTGCAGCGTGGACGGCGGACCGGTGCGTACACGGTCGGGATTCGACCTGACGCCGCACGCTGATCTGGCCCCGCTCGCGTACGCCGATCTCGTCGCCGTCCCGGCCCACCCCATCGACTCCGTCGTCCCCGAAGCCGCCGCCGTAGCTCTGCGCGACGCCCACGAACGGGGCGCGATCGTCCTGTCCGTGTGCTCGGGTGCCTTCCTGCTCGGCGAAGCCGGCCTGCTCGACGGACGCGAATGCACCACCCACTGGAAGTTCGCCGACGAACTGCAACGCCGCTTCCCGCTGGCCGAAGTGGACCCCCGAGTCCTCTACGTCGACGACGGCAACCTGCTGACGAGCGCCGGAACCGCGGCCGGCATCGACCTCTGCCTCCACCTGGTACGCCGAGAGCAAGGCGCGGCGCTGGCCACCAAACTCGCCCGCCGCATGGTCGTCCCGCCGCACCGCGACGGCTGCCAAGCCCAGTTCGTCGACATCCCCCTGCCCGAGGAACCGGACGCGCCGACGCTCAGCCCGCTGCTCCTCTGGATCTCCGAGAACCTCGACCGCCCGCACAGCGTGGACTCGCTGGCCGCCAGCGTCTACATGGCGCCGCGTACGTTCGCCCGCCGCTTCAAGGCGGAGACCGGGGCGACCCCGCACGACTGGCTCACGACCCAGCGGGTCCTGCTCGCCCGTCAGGTCCTCGAGGAGACCGACCTCGGGATCGATGTGGTCGCAGTCCGCTGCGGCTTCGGCGACGCCGCCGCGATGCGCCACCACTTCAGCAAGCGGCTGGGGACTACGCCTCAGGCGTACCGGGCGACTTTCCGCACCGTCGCGGCCTAG
- a CDS encoding class I SAM-dependent methyltransferase yields the protein MSTQFGEVADLYDEVRPDLPAELADQILGYAAHIGPVTSAVEVGAGTGKATILFAGHGFPITCVEPDPRMAAVLRQRVPDVAIEVSKFEDWTPPAGGVTLIYAALSWHWVTPVARAQHAERALAPGGTLALVSARSSYADPEVKAAMEPLFGPDKPRPPIADWGVAELRDHTALTDIEVRLLDRVLPYEPEQFIALHQTTSWYRMLPPEEQTAKLTAMREVTTAYADRLDMTIGNTLILARRV from the coding sequence GTGAGCACACAGTTCGGCGAGGTCGCCGACCTCTACGACGAAGTACGCCCGGATCTCCCGGCCGAACTGGCCGACCAGATCCTCGGCTACGCCGCCCACATCGGACCCGTGACCAGCGCCGTCGAGGTGGGCGCCGGGACCGGCAAAGCGACGATCCTGTTCGCCGGCCATGGCTTCCCGATCACCTGCGTCGAGCCCGATCCGCGGATGGCCGCCGTGCTGCGCCAGCGCGTGCCGGACGTCGCGATCGAAGTGTCGAAGTTCGAAGACTGGACGCCCCCGGCCGGCGGAGTCACGCTGATCTACGCCGCGCTCTCCTGGCACTGGGTGACCCCGGTCGCCCGCGCGCAGCACGCCGAACGTGCCCTCGCTCCCGGTGGCACGCTCGCGCTCGTCAGCGCGCGTTCGTCCTACGCCGACCCCGAGGTCAAAGCCGCGATGGAGCCCCTTTTCGGCCCCGACAAGCCCCGCCCGCCGATCGCCGACTGGGGCGTCGCCGAACTTCGCGACCACACCGCTCTGACCGACATCGAGGTGCGCCTCCTCGACCGTGTTCTCCCGTACGAGCCCGAGCAGTTCATCGCGCTGCACCAGACGACTTCGTGGTACCGGATGCTGCCGCCCGAGGAGCAGACGGCCAAACTGACGGCGATGCGCGAGGTTACGACGGCGTACGCCGACCGGCTCGACATGACGATCGGCAACACGCTGATCCTCGCCCGCCGCGTTTGA